Proteins encoded together in one Chelonoidis abingdonii isolate Lonesome George chromosome 1, CheloAbing_2.0, whole genome shotgun sequence window:
- the TAPBPL gene encoding tapasin-related protein isoform X1, with translation MNLGLILICGVLALKAAELPVELAPGSQLRSVDVVLDCHYIEEAVGKFPGAFAGSFSSDPATLVLRGISIADDGSLDSVTNYEAPGTKTDSTFPIVFEVSASLVPVPYAESLLHADCAGEEVTCEISPYSLHLADEGPSQASWFMGTLKLSSGISIALVLKVSSDSEEDDKMAVLHPRLKVPVSKEGTVLTTVEFQLSSRTPTLRTRFGTSVTLDCRFALASSSPLASMEWRLQHRGSGRRVFHYQTGEMAQAEQSTAHVDVVQLLETGDASLSLHGVGVGDEGTYICLVSTPQHQAQNIIQLQLVEPPRVRLFPELVSREGDGATTLTCEISGYYPLDVSVKWTQEAPDGKDKVPISDSSTYFSSHRQAQDGTYSINSYLSISTATELRPVTYSCHVSHLALEEPITASAQLRAPEQKTPEGLMGAFIATFIFFAALVGLLLRTRKTVDPKSEKSLETSG, from the exons ATGAATCTAGGGCTCATCCTCATCTGTGGAGTGCTGGCTCTGAAGGCTG CAGAGCTGCCAGTGGAGCTGGCCCCAGGGTCCCAATTACGCTCTGTGGATGTGGTCTTGGACTGTCATTATATAGAGGAAGCTGTGGGTAAATTTCCAGGTGCCTTTGCTGGATCATTCTCCTCAGACCCTGCCACCCTAGTACTGAGAGGTATCAGCATTGCTGATGATGGAAGCTTGGACAGTGTCACCAATTATGAGGCTCCAGGCACAAAAACTGACTCCACTTTTCCCATCGTTTTTGAAGTCTCag CAAGTTTGGTACCAGTCCCATATGCGGAATCCCTGCTGCATGCAGACTGTGCTGGGGAGGAAGTGACCTGCGAGATCTCGCCATACAGCCTACACCTGGCAGAtgaggggcccagccaggcctcCTGGTTCATGGGGACCCTGAAGTTGTCCAGTGGGATCAGCATAGCCCTGGTGCTGAAAGTCAGCAGTGACAGTGAGGAAGATGATAAAATGGCTGTGCTGCACCCAAGGCTGAAGGTTCCTGTAAGCAAGGAGGGCACAGTGCTGACTACAG TTGAATTCCAGTTGTCATCTCGCACCCCTACTTTGCGTACCCGATTTGGCACCTCCGTCACCCTGGACTGCAGATTTGCCTTGGCTTccagctctcctctggcctcGATGGAGTGGAGGCTGCAGCACCGAGGCAGCGGGCGTAGAGTTTTCCACTATCAGACAGGGGAAATGGCACAAGCAGAACAGTCAACGGCCCACGTGGATGTGGTGCAGCTGCTGGAGACTGGAGATGCATCACTTAGCCTGCATGGAGTGGGTGTGGGGGATGAAGGGACATACATCTGTTTAGTGTCCACTCCCCAGCACCAGGCCCAGAATATCATCCAGCTGCAGTTAGTTG AGCCCCCAAGAGTCCGTTTGTTCCCAGAGTTGGTGTCACGTGAGGGGGATGGAGCCACTACCCTGACCTGTGAGATCTCTGGCTATTACCCCCTGGATGTGTCGGTGAAGTGGACACAAGAGGCCCCTGATGGCAAGGACAAGGTCCCTATCTCAGACTCAAGCACATACTTCTCCAGCCATAGGCAAGCCCAGGATGGCACCTACAGCATCAATTCATACCTGAGTATCAGCACTGCCACAGAGCTGAGACCTGTCACCTACAGCTGCCATGTCTCACATCTGGCCCTTGAAGAGCCAATCACAGCTAgtgcccagctcagagcaccag AGCAAAAAACACCTGAAGGGCTTATGGGAGCCTTCATTGCTACGTTCATCTTCTTTGCTGCTCTCGTTGGCCTCTTGCTCAGGACAAGAAAAACAG ttgATCCAAAGTCTGAGAAATCTCTGGAGACTTCAGGGTAA
- the TAPBPL gene encoding tapasin-related protein isoform X2 — MNLGLILICGVLALKAELPVELAPGSQLRSVDVVLDCHYIEEAVGKFPGAFAGSFSSDPATLVLRGISIADDGSLDSVTNYEAPGTKTDSTFPIVFEVSASLVPVPYAESLLHADCAGEEVTCEISPYSLHLADEGPSQASWFMGTLKLSSGISIALVLKVSSDSEEDDKMAVLHPRLKVPVSKEGTVLTTVEFQLSSRTPTLRTRFGTSVTLDCRFALASSSPLASMEWRLQHRGSGRRVFHYQTGEMAQAEQSTAHVDVVQLLETGDASLSLHGVGVGDEGTYICLVSTPQHQAQNIIQLQLVEPPRVRLFPELVSREGDGATTLTCEISGYYPLDVSVKWTQEAPDGKDKVPISDSSTYFSSHRQAQDGTYSINSYLSISTATELRPVTYSCHVSHLALEEPITASAQLRAPEQKTPEGLMGAFIATFIFFAALVGLLLRTRKTVDPKSEKSLETSG; from the exons ATGAATCTAGGGCTCATCCTCATCTGTGGAGTGCTGGCTCTGAAGGCTG AGCTGCCAGTGGAGCTGGCCCCAGGGTCCCAATTACGCTCTGTGGATGTGGTCTTGGACTGTCATTATATAGAGGAAGCTGTGGGTAAATTTCCAGGTGCCTTTGCTGGATCATTCTCCTCAGACCCTGCCACCCTAGTACTGAGAGGTATCAGCATTGCTGATGATGGAAGCTTGGACAGTGTCACCAATTATGAGGCTCCAGGCACAAAAACTGACTCCACTTTTCCCATCGTTTTTGAAGTCTCag CAAGTTTGGTACCAGTCCCATATGCGGAATCCCTGCTGCATGCAGACTGTGCTGGGGAGGAAGTGACCTGCGAGATCTCGCCATACAGCCTACACCTGGCAGAtgaggggcccagccaggcctcCTGGTTCATGGGGACCCTGAAGTTGTCCAGTGGGATCAGCATAGCCCTGGTGCTGAAAGTCAGCAGTGACAGTGAGGAAGATGATAAAATGGCTGTGCTGCACCCAAGGCTGAAGGTTCCTGTAAGCAAGGAGGGCACAGTGCTGACTACAG TTGAATTCCAGTTGTCATCTCGCACCCCTACTTTGCGTACCCGATTTGGCACCTCCGTCACCCTGGACTGCAGATTTGCCTTGGCTTccagctctcctctggcctcGATGGAGTGGAGGCTGCAGCACCGAGGCAGCGGGCGTAGAGTTTTCCACTATCAGACAGGGGAAATGGCACAAGCAGAACAGTCAACGGCCCACGTGGATGTGGTGCAGCTGCTGGAGACTGGAGATGCATCACTTAGCCTGCATGGAGTGGGTGTGGGGGATGAAGGGACATACATCTGTTTAGTGTCCACTCCCCAGCACCAGGCCCAGAATATCATCCAGCTGCAGTTAGTTG AGCCCCCAAGAGTCCGTTTGTTCCCAGAGTTGGTGTCACGTGAGGGGGATGGAGCCACTACCCTGACCTGTGAGATCTCTGGCTATTACCCCCTGGATGTGTCGGTGAAGTGGACACAAGAGGCCCCTGATGGCAAGGACAAGGTCCCTATCTCAGACTCAAGCACATACTTCTCCAGCCATAGGCAAGCCCAGGATGGCACCTACAGCATCAATTCATACCTGAGTATCAGCACTGCCACAGAGCTGAGACCTGTCACCTACAGCTGCCATGTCTCACATCTGGCCCTTGAAGAGCCAATCACAGCTAgtgcccagctcagagcaccag AGCAAAAAACACCTGAAGGGCTTATGGGAGCCTTCATTGCTACGTTCATCTTCTTTGCTGCTCTCGTTGGCCTCTTGCTCAGGACAAGAAAAACAG ttgATCCAAAGTCTGAGAAATCTCTGGAGACTTCAGGGTAA